One part of the Vanessa tameamea isolate UH-Manoa-2023 chromosome 8, ilVanTame1 primary haplotype, whole genome shotgun sequence genome encodes these proteins:
- the LOC135193396 gene encoding uncharacterized protein LOC135193396, whose amino-acid sequence MLQTFSSKIEEALPQLLAARLVQHFEEIGPGLSEAQYGFRAGRSTVDALDALKTRTTEAVARGQVVLAVSFDVAKAFNSLPFETIWEALRYHGVPTYLRSLLEAYFQDIEVLWAMSQWSIRGWSGVR is encoded by the coding sequence atgctccaaaccttctcctcaaagattGAGGAGGCTTTACCTCAACtcctcgcagcccgtctcgttcagcactTCGAGGAGATCGGTCCGGGTCTCTCAGAGGCTCAGTACGGGTTCAGGGCGGGCCGGTCGACAGTCGACGCCCTAGATgccctgaagactcggacgacggaagcggtggcccgggggcaagtcgtcctggcggtgtcgTTCGACGTGGCGAAAgccttcaacagtctccctttcgagacgatatgggaggcactccgataccatggtgtgccgacctatctcaggagTCTGCTGGAGGCGTACTTCCAGGACATTGAGGTCCTCTGGGCAATGAGTCAATGGTCAATTAGAGGTTGGTCCGGCGTCAGATAG